The Siniperca chuatsi isolate FFG_IHB_CAS linkage group LG2, ASM2008510v1, whole genome shotgun sequence genome window below encodes:
- the zgc:113184 gene encoding uncharacterized protein zgc:113184, whose protein sequence is MEEAYNELYQQFLQLRSLCLRQAALLHQLTTALPKQQGATVPNGELSDMMSIPVQCTQEIPVYLHEKPQPLTATAHNRAAQCGSLSRNVGTFSDLLTEDMSKLCVEEPRQRKEDGKLEQKVSPLLSLDPSRWQGASSSVSKHHPQTDHPRGDKMMHTVRIFASDSASTVGDFGSQSGRLLMSDVALQSHVCEFCQAVFPGDTTTRGEFLRHLYTHVT, encoded by the exons ATGGAGGAAGCGTACAATGAACTGTACCAGCAGTTTCTTCAACTGAGGTCACTTTGCCTGAGACAGGCAGCTCTGTTACATCAACTCACAACAGCTCTGCCGAAACAGCAAG GTGCCACTGTTCCTAATGGAGAGTTGAGTGATATGATGTCCATCCCTGTCCAGTGTACCCAAGAAATCCCTGTCTATCTCCATGAAAAGCCTCAACCACTAACAGCCACAGCACACAACCGTGCAGCGCAGTGTGGCTCTCTCTCTAGAAATGTGGGGACTTTCTCTGATCTCCTCACTGAAGATATGTCCAAGCTCTGTGTGGAAGAGCCTCGTCAGAGAAAGGAAGATGGGAAGTTGGAGCAAAAGGTCTCACCCCTGTTAAGCCTGGACCCCTCGCGGTGGCAAGGAGCCTCTTCCAGTGTCTCAAAACATCATCCTCAAACAGATCATCCTCGTGGAGACAAGATGATGCACACAGTGAGG ATATTTGCGTCGGACAGTGCCTCCACGGTCGGTGACTTTGGGAGTCAGTCTGGCAGGTTGCTGATGTCAGATGTGGCGCTGCAGTCTCATGTTTGTGAGTTCTGCCAGGCGGTTTTCCCCGGAGACACAACCACTAGAGGAGAGTTCCTACGCCATCTTTACACCCACGTCACGTAG
- the nab2 gene encoding NGFI-A-binding protein 2 gives MSLPRTLGELQLYRVLQRANLLAYYETFIQQGGDDVQQLCEAAEEEFLEIMALVGMATKPLHVRRLQKALRDWAANPALFSQPVSNVPLGGIPLFKVDGTGTSGPTGGPRKSVSNGQPGSPCEREDRACLTPMHSGSPRSPCSQASPQPPDTHYREKLSPMDPHWLSPEPDGNCTLASAPGIEEEPPSPPLLSSCPPGPSTSPSPSASFSPVALSAWPGGQLDGETARAVVESVDRLLRTLPRSDPAEVKTLLRMNKKMAKTVGHIFKMGSQDVNKEEEIRKYSLIYGRFDSKRREGKQLTHHELIINEAAAQFCMRDNALLLRRVELFSLARQVARKCAYTSTLKHARTNADENSVLSQKRARHEVIVPESVSSLLGVESSEGLTQRADDDSLSAESLDSVSHDIGSQCNQSLSPRPHTDTSNPNNWSRHLIQQTLMDEGLRLARMVSHDRVGKISLASEGTHSTDLDSKVERRSSITACRSSSPCITKDDSNHRGK, from the exons ATGTCTCTGCCACGCACACTTGGGGAGTTGCAGCTCTATCGGGTGCTGCAGAGGGCCAACTTGTTGGCCTATTATGAAACCTTCATCCAGCAGGGTGGTGACGACGTGCAGCAGCTCTGCGAGGCAGCAGAAGAAGAGTTCCTGGAGATCATGGCACTAGTTGGCATGGCCACCAAGCCACTGCATGTGCGTAGACTCCAAAAGGCCCTCCGAGACTGGGCGGCGAACCCTGCCCTTTTCAGCCAGCCCGTCTCTAATGTTCCTCTCGGGGGCATCCCACTGTTCAAAGTGGACGGGACGGGCACAAGTGGACCAACAGGCGGGCCCAGGAAGTCTGTGAGCAACGGGCAGCCGGGGTCTCCATGTGAAAGGGAGGATCGGGCGTGTCTTACTCCAATGCACAGTGGGAGTCCAAGAAGCCCTTGCTCCCAGGCCTCCCCACAGCCACCAGACACACACTACAGGGAAAAACTGTCACCCATGGACCCACACTGGCTCAGCCCAGAGCCTGATGGGAACTGCACTTTGGCTTCTGCACCTGGAATAGAGGAGGAGCCGCCCAGCCCGCCTCTGCTGTCGTCGTGTCCTCCAGGTCCATCCACATCTCCAAGCCCGTCTGCTTCTTTTTCCCCGGTCGCCCTGTCAGCCTGGCCCGGAGGACAGCTGGATGGGGAGACAGCGAGGGCGGTGGTGGAGAGCGTGGACAGGCTCCTGAGGACCCTGCCCAGGTCAGATCCTGCAGAGGTGAAGACTCTGCTTAGGATGAACAAGAAGATGGCAAAGACTGTGGGGCACATCTTCAAAATGGGGTCCCAGGATGtgaacaaagaagaagagatcCGGAAGTACAGTCTTATTTATGGACGCTTTGACTCcaagaggagagaagggaagCAACTCACACATCATGAG TTGATCATCAATGAAGCTGCAGCCCAGTTCTGTATGCGCGACAATGCCCTTTTGTTGAGACGGGTGGAACTTTTTTCTTTGGCTCGGCAGGTGGCGAGGAAGTGTGCCTACACCTCCACACTAAAGCATGCAAG GACAAATGCAGATGAGAACAGCGTACTGTCCCAGAAGAGAGCGAGACATGAG GTAATTGTGCCCGAGAGTGTGTCATCACTTCTCGGAGTGGAGAGCTCAGAGGGCTTGACCCAGAGGGCAGACGATGACAGCTTATCTGCAGAAAGCCTCGACAGTGTATCACATG ACATCGGCTCACAGTGCAACCAGTCTCTATCCCCCCGTCCCCACACCGACACCTCCAACCCTAACAACTGGAGTCGCCATCTCATACAGCAAACGCTAATGGACGAAGGGCTGCGATTGGCTCGGATGGTGTCACATGATCGGGTTGGCAAGATCAGCCTAGCGTCAGAAGGAACTCACTCTACAG ACCTTGACAGTAAAGTGGAGAGGCGGAGCTCGATAACAGCGTGCAGGAGCAGTAGCCCTTGCATCACCAAAGACGACTCTAATCACCGCGGGAAATGA
- the dnajc14 gene encoding dnaJ homolog subfamily C member 14 codes for MEREAAEKEMDGVTDTDEEIPDSDSASVTNSGQWEARQTDDDCEQEDKTAYLKSQDTPNPATPQDNGIGEAEYCGSTEAKEDTEEASDGFEHDSTADHENLHVINQEEDEAAKEQHMNGESGWRNVGAGRRCKLRSSGSVSEQSGQSAFSSIQKGNVMSSGGRHKQTRRRNHHHHQQNRGRRRTGNQLVLAFKEMLSESLSFWCISCVHMMIEIIVTLTHNCGVGVETGGVKLYNFGQRLLVKITDTAGMKADASRILKWMKCTGTDLVDKTVRSVKWVKTAALSCLRLFCALVILGSQWAKGVLVRLGGERGKRYWTAFQESRFWKRVASLLEGVRSRFRRDGHVPLSSPESPGRAGRGQPGQELKRLLALAEVPEDELDPFTVLGVEVHATEAELKKAYRQLAVQVHPDKNKHPRAGEAFKVLRAAWDIVSNPETRREYELKRMAATELSKSMNEFLTKLQDDLKEAMNTMMCTKCEGKHRRFEMDREPAEARFCAECNRCHSAEEGDLWAESSMLGLRITYFACMDGKVYDITEWAGCQRIGISPDTHRVPYHISFGSKNNSNSTRHRTPSEPAPGPTNPADLQDFFNRIFKGGPPNDMAANGGFFPSGPPHHNPPGAGVPPFSPPPSQTGFFMPGGHRPESGETWAESGKPPRRRKKVRKPFQR; via the exons ATGGAGAGAGAAGCAGCTGAGAAGGAGATGGATGGCGTTACAGACACTGATGAGGAGATCCCTGATAGTGATTCCGCCTCAGTGACCAATTCTGGTCAGTGGGAGGCCAGACAGACTGATGATGACTGCGAGCAGGAGGACAAAACAGCCTATCTCAAATCTCAGGATACCCCAAATCCAGCAACTCCACAAGACAATGGAATTGGTGAAGCAGAGTATTGTGGATCTACAGAGGCCAAAGAGGATACTGAGGAGGCTTCAGATGGCTTTGAGCATGACAGCACTGCAGATCATGAGAACTTGCATGTTATAAATCAAGAAGAGGATGAAGCTGCGAAGGAGCAGCACATGAATGGGGAGTCTGGTTGGAGGAATGTGGGAGCCGGAAGGAGATGCAAACTGAGGAGCAGTGGATCAGTTTCAGAGCAGAGCGGTCAAAGTGCtttttcctccattcaaaaAGGCAATGTTATGTCAAGTGGTGGCCGGCACAAGCAGACCCGCAGACgtaaccaccaccaccatcagcaGAACCGAGGCCGCAGGCGGACGGGCAACCAGCTCGTCTTAGCTTTCAAGGAGATGCTGTCAGAGTCTCTGAGCTTCTGGTGCATCTCCTGCGTCCACATGATGATTGAGATTATTGTCACATTAACTCACAACTGTGGAGTCGGTGTGGAGACGGGAGGGGTGAAACTTTACAACTTTGGGCAGCGGCTCCTTGTAAAGATCACAGATACAGCAGGAATGAAGGCGGACGCTAGTCGGATTCTGAAATGGATGAAATGCACGGGAACAGACCTGGTGGATAAAACCGTTAGGTCAGTAAAATGGGTTAAGACAGCTGCCTTATCTTGTTTGAGACTTTTCTGTGCTTTGGTTATTCTCGGTTCCCAGTGGGCAAAGGGTGTGTTGGTCCGCCTTggtggagagaggggaaaacGCTATTGGACAGCTTTTCAGGAGTCAAGGTTTTGGAAGAGGGTGGCGTCCCTGCTGGAGGGAGTCCGAAGCAGGTTCAGGAGAGATGGCCATGTACCACTGTCCAGCCCTGAGTCACCTGGCAGAGCAGGGAGAGGCCAGCCAGGCCAGGAGTTGAAGAGACTGCTGGCCTTGGCTGAGGTACCAGAGGACGAGCTGGACCCCTTTACAGTGCTCGGCGTGGAGGTGCATGCTACTGAGGCTGAGCTGAAGAAGGCCTACAGACAGCTGGctgtccag GTCCATCCAGACAAGAATAAACACCCACGAGCTGGAGAGGCTTTCAAAGTACTGAGGGCCGCCTGGGATATTGTCAGTAACCCAGAGACACGACGAGAGTATGAGTT GAAGCGTATGGCAGCAACTGAGCTCTCAAAGTCAATGAACGAGTTTCTCACTAAACTGCAGGATGACCTGAAGGAAGCCATGAACACCATGATGTGTACCAAGTGTGAAGGCAAACACAG gcggTTCGAGATGGATCGTGAACCTGCCGAGGCCCGGTTCTGTGCTGAATGCAACCGTTGCCATAGTGCTGAGGAGGGGGACCTGTGGGCCGAGTCCAGCATGTTGGGCCTGCGTATCACATACTTTGCCTGTATGGATGGCAAGGTCTATGATATTACAG AGTGGGCAGGTTGCCAAAGAATAGGCATTTCCCCTGACACACACCGTGTGCCCTATCACATCTCTTTTGGTTCAAAGAACAACAGCAACTCCACACGGCACAG GACGCCCTCAGAGCCTGCCCCAGGTCCGACCAACCCTGCAGATTTGCAGGACTTCTTCAACCGCATCTTCAAGGGAGGACCTCCTAACGACATGGCTGCAAATGGGGGCTTCTTCCCCTCAGGTCCGCCCCATCATAACCCACCTGGTGCTGGAGTGCCGCCGTTCTCCCCTCCCCCAAGCCAGACAGGTTTCTTCATGCCGGGGGGTCACCGGCCAGAGTCCGGCGAGACGTGGGCTGAAAGTGGCAAACCCCCCCGAAGGAGGAAGAAGGTCCGCAAACCCTTCCAGAGGTGA
- the inpp1 gene encoding inositol polyphosphate 1-phosphatase translates to MADLLRLLLRVAEKAANVARVCRQEAPLFQLLVQEKTGDDKNKKFVQDFKTLADVVIQEMIRHDVGAQFPEMASFIHGEESNKFENGLGESVTVTVCGTEEETATLLASVLDGDRTAASLLARAIHQDPATIDANTDGLTVPLSPSELGIWIDPIDATSQYIEGREEVLVEGHLFPSGLHCALVLIGVYLRSTGEPVMGVINQPFNYKDPASGGWRGKHFWGVSCGSVNVCSVSRPKDGPGGGLSVVLSSSEKQVVKEALTSLCGPDKLMYASGAGYKILCVIQGLADVYVLSEGSTFKWDSCAPHALLRALGGGVVDLNKSLQSSSGAQHQQTELTYHQPYTDCKGADRWANHGGLVAYRDCSQLRSIMGALKGKL, encoded by the exons ATGGCTGATCTGCTGAGGCTGCTGCTCCGGGTGGCTGAGAAAGCGGCTAACGTGGCTCGGGTCTGCAGGCAGGAGGCTCCCCTCTTTCAGCTCCTCGTACAAGAGAAGACCGGAGATGACAAGAACAAGAAGTTTGTCCAGGACTTCAAGACGCTTGCCGACGTGGTGATCCAGGAGATGATCCGCCATGATGTTGGTGCTCAG TTCCCTGAGATGGCGAGCTTCATTCATGGAGAGGAGTccaacaaatttgaaaatgggCTTG GAGAGAGTGTTACGGTCACAGTGTGCGGTACAGAGGAGGAGACCGCCACGCTGCTGGCCTCGGTGCTGGACGGTGACCGCACGGCGGCGTCTCTGCTGGCTCGAGCCATCCACCAAGACCCAGCGACCATCGACGCCAACACTGACGGTTTGACGGTGCCCCTCAGCCCCTCTGAGCTCGGCATCTGGATCGACCCCATAG ATGCCACCAGTCAGTACATAGAGGGCCGAGAGGAGGTGCTAGTGGAGGGCCACCTGTTTCCTTCAGGTCTGCACTGTGCTTTGGTCTTAATCGGGGTTTATCTCCGGAGCACAGGCGAGCCCGTCATGGGCGTCATCAACCAGCCGTTCAACTACAAAGATCCAGCCAGTGGAGG ATGGCGGGGGAAGCATTTCTGGGGGGTGTCCTGTGGCAGCGTCAACGTCTGCTCGGTGTCCCGGCCAAAAGATGGACCTGGAGGGGGGCTGTCTGTGGTGCTGAGCTCCAGTGAGAAGCAGGTGGTGAAGGAAGCCCTGACCTCACTGTGCGGCCCTGACAAGCTGATGTACGCCTCTGGAGCCGGCTACAAGATCCTGTGTGTCATTCAGGGCCTGGCTGATGTTTATGTCCTCTCAGAGGGAAGCACCTTTAAGTGGGACTCCTGCGCTCCTCACGCCCTGCTCCGAGCCCTCGGAGGGGGAGTGGTGGACCTgaacaagagtctacagtccAGCTCTGGAGCACAGCATCAGCAGACAGAACTGACCTATCACCAGCCTTACACTGACTGTAAAGGAGCAGACCGCTGGGCTAACCATGGCGGCCTGGTGGCTTATCGAGACTGTTCTCAGCTGCGCAGCATCATGGGAGCTCTGAAAGGCAAGCTGTAG